A stretch of the Aphis gossypii isolate Hap1 chromosome 2, ASM2018417v2, whole genome shotgun sequence genome encodes the following:
- the LOC114127370 gene encoding ATP-dependent RNA helicase DDX24, whose protein sequence is MDDWKSLNIRTEILNALKLKNFTKPTKIQSESIPPAIDDQRDILGAAETGSGKTLAFAIPILNGILNARSTESESDASDSDSESENGTGSELDSEPEVLEELDENGLGCVAVVNLPPDNYIRTNKKLWAVILVPTRELAMQVKNHIEDVAKFTNISIAAIVGGLSSEKQERILKKGPEIVVATPGRLWELVQRNEPHLMQLNKVKYFVIDEADRMVETAHFPELHLMLEKINLKKNNKRQNFVFSATLTMVHKAPYRVNIKNKKKIKKNLTPEDKLKSLIQLIGMKNPHVVNLTTVNCVTSTVKEMQIFCSVKEKDGYLYYFLKQNPGRSLVFCNSISCVKRLASVLSILKLNPLPIHSNMIQKQRLKNLDKFRANDHGLLLATDVAARGLDIIGVNHVIHYDVPRTAEIYIHRSGRTARASNIGLSLLICTPEKKNVYLNVLRTMKREKELPRFEVQLRTLQTFLACVKLAQEITTLEEKAKKETASTNWFNKAAEEMEIILDEDELPRGMGTSDLKKHKKLVNSKRKQLEMFLSTIK, encoded by the coding sequence ATGGACGATTGGAAGTCACTAAACATCCGAACAGAAATATTGAACGctctcaaattaaaaaactttacaaAACCCACGAAGATTCAATCGGAATCGATTCCCCCAGCTATTGATGATCAAAGAGATATACTTGGTGCAGCTGAAACTGGAAGTGGTAAGACACTAGCTTTTGCAATACCCATTTTAAATGGCATACTCAATGCAAGATCTACGGAATCGGAATCAGATGCTTCAGATTCCGATTCAGAGTCAGAAAATGGTACAGGCTCTGAACTTGATAGTGAACCAGAAGTCTTAGAAGAACTCGATGAAAATGGGCTAGGTTGTGTAGCAGTTGTAAATTTGCCTccagataattatattagaacaaataaaaaattatgggcAGTCATACTTGTACCTACCCGTGAGCTAGCCATGCaagtaaaaaatcatattgaaGATGTAGCCAAGTTCACAAATATTAGTATTGCCGCTATTGTTGGTGGATTATCAAGTGAAAAACAAGaaagaattttaaagaaaGGTCCAGAAATTGTTGTTGCTACTCCAGGACGTCTGTGGGAATTGGTTCAAAGAAATGAGCCACATTTAATGCAGTTGAATAAAGTCAAGTATTTTGTGATTGATGAAGCAGATCGTATGGTTGAGACTGCACATTTTCCTGAATTACATCTTATgcttgaaaaaatcaatttaaaaaagaataataaacgaCAGAATTTTGTGTTCTCTGCAACACTTACTATGGTGCATAAAGCTCCATACAGAGTAAACATtaagaataagaaaaaaattaaaaaaaatttaacacctGAAGATAAATTGAAAAGTTTAATTCAGTTAATTGGTATGAAGAATCCACatgttgtaaatttaacaacTGTAAATTGTGTTACTAGCACAGTGAAagaaatgcaaatattttgcTCAGTTAAAGAAAAAGATGGTTACTTGTATTactttttgaaacaaaatccTGGTAGAAGTTTAGTGTTTTGCAATAGTATAAGTTGTGTGAAAAGACTCGCTAGTGTCTTAagtattcttaaattaaatccaTTACCTATACATTCAAATATGATTCAGAAACAAAGGCTTAAAAATTTAGACAAATTTCGAGCTAATGATCATGGCTTATTACTTGCCACTGACGTGGCTGCAAGAGGTCTTGACATTATTGGTGTTAATCATGTGATACATTATGACGTCCCAAGAACAGCTGAAATATACATCCATCGCAGTGGCCGTACAGCAAGAGCATCAAATATTGGGTTGTCACTTTTAATTTGTACTCCGGAAAAGAAGAATGTTTACCTTAACGTTTTGAGGACCATGAAAAGAGAAAAAGAATTACCAAGGTTTGAAGTACAGCTGCGGACATTACAAACTTTCCTTGCATGTGTTAAGCTGGCCCAGGAAATTACTACATTAGAAGAAAAGGCAAAGAAAGAAACAGCATCCACTAATTGGTTCAATAAAGCTGCTGAAGAGATGGAAATAATTTTGGATGAAGATGAATTACCAAGAGGAATGGGTActagtgatttaaaaaaacataaaaaacttGTCAATTCTAAACGTAAACAattagaaatgtttttatctacaataaaatga